In Argiope bruennichi chromosome 4, qqArgBrue1.1, whole genome shotgun sequence, a single window of DNA contains:
- the LOC129965381 gene encoding N-acetyltransferase ESCO2-like, whose protein sequence is MTLLQTTDEHRPNSFYNPICTSGYLTPLQRKKLREKRNLNLLSDVPKELEISNKSKNTLKVIKKAKAKRTPKLKSNEKVIKKVLKQKDNFPQLQCSIANLVGQNKDDNPKEKRFFKNRSPQHLKKAKFVMPLTYKKGLDFTVTAPLQLVKGNVKEISHNNSIMETSTKSMEFGSSLEACATENHSNSFNEKVTSNSNIEETVIKNCSSSDISNPQVSESLENSDSHESKEMFDKFDFFEFNWPSDEVLLERERRARAKLRESLAAAKSDFSFEDLNRSSINIEEISQSKKLFPIFNINQKASSKNQLSEKEQINKQSKGKKKYLNIIDNSKGSEQLIIDAGQKEIGAKICKTCGMIYTIGQEEDEKLHAGYHQTYLINLKFLGWKKERVVGNYMDGRIIQVKDTDENFSTKKIKDILFIVNRDLGFSAAELPVRSNVMILLFISNDKRVNGCLVAEEIQSASRVVSAETSEKSDGRSIWKLGSWYASSEIVPAICGVNRIWVSHDFRRRKVASRLVDCLRKNFLYGYFVDQHELAFTDPTVDGREFAASYTGTDNFLVYK, encoded by the exons ATGACTCTACTTCAAACTACTGATGAACATCGCCCAAATAGCTTTTACAATCCAATATGCACGTCTGGTTATTTGACACCTCTTCAGAGgaaaaaattgagagaaaagcGAAATCTTAATCTGTTATCAGATGTACCGAAAGAACTGGAAATTTCAAACAAGTCAAAAAATACGTTGAAAGTTATAAAGAAGGCTAAAGCTAAAAGAACACCGAAACTTAAATCAAACGAAAAGGTAATTAAAAAGGTACTGAAACAAAAAGATAATTTCCCTCAATTGCAGTGCAGTATCGCAAATCTAGTTGGACAAAATAAAGATGATAATCCGAAagaaaaaaggtttttcaaaaatcgttcacCTCAGCATTTAAAAAAGGCAAAGTTTGTCATGCCCCTAACCTATAAGAAAGGTTTAGATTTCACTGTAACAGCACCTTTGCAGCTTGTTAAAGGGAATGTAAAGGAAATATCACACAATAATTCCATCATGGAAACATCGACTAAAAGCATGGAATTTGGAAGTAGTTTGGAAGCATGTGCTACTGAAAATCATTCAAATTCTTTCAATGAGAAAGTTACTTCTAATTCTAATATTGAagaaacagtaataaaaaattgttcaagcAGTGACATTTCAAATCCTCAAGTTTCGGAAAGTCTAGAAAATTCTGACAGCCATGAAAGCAAAGAAATGTTTGATAAATTCGACTTTTTTGAATTTAACTGGCCATCAGATGAAGTTTTGTTGGAAAGAGAAAGAAGAGCTCGTGCAAAACTCAGGGAATCACTTGCAGCTGCTAAGTCAGATTTTAGCTTTGAAGATTTGAATCGAAGTTCtattaatattgaagaaatat CACAATCAAAGAAACTCTTCCCAATATTCAACATAAACCAAAAAGCAAGTAGCAAAAATCAACTTTcagaaaaagaacaaattaataaaca ATCCAAGgggaagaaaaaatatctaaatattattgataattcaaAGGGAAGTGAACAGTTGATCATTGATGCTGGTCAGAAAGAAATTGGAGCAAAAATTTGCAAAACCTGTGGAATGATTTACACTATTGGACAAGAGGAAGATGAAAAACTACATGCGGGCTATCATCAAACATACttaatcaatttgaaattttta ggATGGAAGAAAGAACGTGTTGTTGGAAATTATATGGATGGGCGTATAATCCAAGTGAAGGATACTGATGAAAATTTTAGTACCAAGAAAATTaaggacattttatttattgtaaatag ggatttAGGATTTTCAGCTGCAGAACTGCCTGTTCGATCTAATGTCATGATTCTATTGTTTATATCAAATGATAAAAGAGTCAATGGCTGTCTTGTTGCTGAGGAGATACAATCA GCCAGTCGTGTTGTTTCAGCTGAAACATCGGAAAAAAGTGATGGAAGATCTATTTGGAAATTAGGAAGTTGGTATGCTAGCTCTGAAATAGTTCCTGCTATTTGTGGTGTGAATCGTATATGGGTTTCTCATGATTTCCGACGTCGCAAAGTGGCTTCTAGATTGGTTGATTGCTTGAG gaaaaacttcCTTTATGGTTATTTTGTGGATCAGCATGAACTTGCTTTTACAGATCCCACTGTAGATGGTAGAGAGTTTGCAGCCTCTTACACAGGAACAGACAACTTTTTGGTttataaataa